From Homo sapiens chromosome 14 genomic patch of type FIX, GRCh38.p14 PATCHES HG2526_HG2573_PATCH, one genomic window encodes:
- the PARP2 gene encoding poly [ADP-ribose] polymerase 2 isoform X3, with the protein MEACNEFYTRIPHDFGLRTPPLIRTQKELSEKIQLLEALGDIEIAIKLVKTELQSPEHPLDQHYRNLHCALRPLDHESYEFKVISQYLQSTHAPTHSDYTMTLLDLFEVEKDGEKEAFREDLHNRMLLWHGSRMSNWVGILSHGLRIAPPEAPITGYMFGKGIYFADMSSKSANYCFASRLKNTGLLLLSEVALGQCNELLEANPKAEGLLQGKHSTKGLGKMAPSSAHFVTLNGSTVPLGPASDTGILNPDGYTLNYNEYIVYNPNQVRMRYLLKVQFNFLQLW; encoded by the exons ATGGAAGCATGCAATGAATTCTACACCAGGATTCCGCATGACTTTGG ACTCCGTACTCCTCCACTAATCCGGACACAGAAGGAACTGtcagaaaaaatacaattactAGAG GCTTTGGGAGACATTGAAATTGCTATTAAGCTGGTGAAAACAGAGCTACAAAGCCCAGAACACCCATTGGACCAACACTATAGAAACCTACATTGTGCCTTGCGCCCCCTTGACCATGAAAGTTATGAGTTCAAA GTGATTTCCCAGTACCTACAATCTACCCATGCTCCCACACACAGCGACTATACCATGACCTTGCTGGATTTGTTTGAAGTGGAGAAGGATGGTGAGAAAGAAGCCTTCAGAGAGGACCTTCATAACAG GATGCTTCTATGGCATGGTTCCAGGATGAGTAACTGGGTGGGAATCTTGAGCCATGGGCTTCGAATTGCCCCACCTGAAGCTCCCATCACAGGTTACATG TTTGGGAAAGGAATCTACTTTGCTGACATGTCTTCCAAGAGTGCCAATTACTGCTTTGCCTCTCGCCTAAAGAATACAGGACTGCTGCTCTTATCAGAG GTAGCTCTAGGTCAGTGTAATGAACTACTAGAGGCCAATCCTAAGGCCGAAGGATTGCTTCAAGGTAAACATAGCACCAAGGGGCTGGGCAAGATGGCTCCCAGTTCTGCCCACTTCGTCACCCT GAATGGGAGTACAGTGCCATTAGGACCAGCAAGTGACACAGGAATTCTGAATCCAGATGGTTATACCCTCAACTACAatgaatatattgtatataacCCCAACCAGGTCCGTATGCGGTACCTTTTAAAGGTTCAGTTTAATTTCCTTCAGCTGTGGTGA
- the TEP1 gene encoding telomerase protein component 1 isoform X4, protein MAMLRNLCNLLRVGISSRHHELILQRLQHAKSVIHSRQFPFRFLNAHDAIDALEAQLRNQALPFPSNITLMRRILTRNEKNRPRRRFLCHLSRQQLRMAMRIPVLYEQLKREKLRVHKARQWKYDGEMLNRYRQALETAVNLSVKHSLPLLPGRTVLVYLTDANADRLCPKSNPQGPPLNYALLLIGMMITRAEQVDVVLCGGDTLKTAVLKAEEGILKTAIKLQAQVQEFDENDGWSLNTFGKYLLSLAGQRVPVDRVILLGQSMDDGMINVAKQLYWQRVNSKCLFVGILLRRVQYLSTDLNPNDVTLSGCTDAILKFIAEHGASHLLEHVGQMDKIFKIPPPPGKTGVQSLRPLEEDTPSPLAPVSQQGWRSIRLFISSTFRDMHGERDLLLRSVLPALQARAAPHRISLHGIDLRWGVTEEETRRNRQLEVCLGEVENAQLFVGILGSRYGYIPPSYNLPDHPHFHWAQQYPSGRSVTEMEVMQFLNRNQRLQPSAQALIYFRDSSFLSSVPDAWKSDFVSESEEAARRISELKSYLSRQKGITCRRYPCEWGGVAAGRPYVGGLEEFGQLVLQDVWNMIQKLYLQPGALLEQPVSIPDDDLVQATFQQLQKPPSPARPRLLQDTVQRLMLPHGRLSLVTGQSGQGKTAFLASLVSALQAPDGAKVASLVFFHFSGARPDQGLALTLLRRLCTYLRGQLKEPGALPSTYRSLVWELQQRLLPKSAESLHPGQTQVLIIDGADRLVDQNGQLISDWIPKKLPRCVHLVLSVSSDAGLGETLEQSQGAHVLALGPLEASARARLVREELALYGKRLEESPFNNQMRLLLVKRESGRPLYLRLVTDHLRLFTLYEQVSERLRTLPATVPLLLQHILSTLEKEHGPDVLPQALTALEVTRSGLTVDQLHGVLSVWRTLPKGTKSWEEAVAAGNSGDPYPMGPFACLVQSLRSLLGEGPLERPGARLCLPDGPLRTAAKRCYGKRPGLEDTAHILIAAQLWKTCDADASGTFRSCPPEALGDLPYHLLQSGNRGLLSKFLTNLHVVAAHLELGLVSRLLEAHALYASSVPKEEQKLPEADVAVFRTFLRQQASILSQYPRLLPQQAANQPLDSPLCHQASLLSRRWHLQHTLRWLNKPRTMKNQQSSSLSLAVSSSPTAVAFSTNGQRAAVGTANGTVYLLDLRTWQEEKSVVSGCDGISACLFLSDDTLFLTAFDGLLELWDLQHGCRVLQTKAHQYQITGCCLSPDCRLLATVCLGGCLKLWDTVRGQLAFQHTYPKSLNCVAFHPEGQVIATGSWAGSISFFQVDGLKVTKDLGAPGASIRTLAFNVPGGVVAVGRLDSMVELWAWREGARLAAFPAHHGFVAAALFLHAGCQLLTAGEDGKVQVWSGSLGRPRGHLGSLSLSPALSVALSPDGDRVAVGYRADGIRIYKISSGSQGAQGQALDVAVSALAWLSPKVLVSGAEDGSLQGWALKECSLQSLWLLSRFQKPVLGLATSQELLASASEDFTVQLWPRQLLTRPHKAEDFPCGTELRGHEGPVSCCSFSTDGGSLATGGRDRSLLCWDVRTPKTPVLIHSFPACHRDWVTGCAWTKDNLLISCSSDGSVGLWDPESGQRLGQFLGHQSAVSAVAAVEEHVVSVSRDGTLKVWDHQGVELTSIPAHSGPISHCAAAMEPRAAGQPGSELLVVTVGLDGATRLWHPLLVCQTHTLLGHSGPVRAAAVSETSGLMLTASEDGSVRLWQVPKEADDTCIPRSSAAVTAVAWAPDGSMAVSGNQAGELILWQEAKAVATAQAPGHIGALIWSSAHTFFVLSADEKISEWQVKLRKGSAPGNLSLHLNRILQEDLGVLTSLDWAPDGHFLILAKADLKLLCMKPGDAPSEIWSSYTENPMILSTHKEYGIFVLQPKDPGVLSFLRQKESGEFEERLNFDINLENPSRTLISITQAKPESESSFLCASSDGILWNLAKCSPEGEWTTGNMWQKKANTPETQTPGTDPSTCRESDASMDSDASMDSEPTPHLKTRQRRKIHSGSVTALHVLPELLVTASKDRDVKLWERPSMQLLGLFRCEGSVSCLEPWLGANSTLQLAVGDVQGNVYFLNWE, encoded by the exons ACAGTGGAAATATGATGGTGAGATGCTGAACAGGTACCGACAGGCCCTAGAGACAGCTGTGAACCTCTCTGTGAAGCACAGCCTGCCCCTGCTGCCAGGCCGCACTGTCTTGGTCTATCTGACAGATGCTAATGCAGACAGGCTCTGTCCAAAGAGCAACCCACAAGgg CCCCCGCTGAACTATGCACTGCTGTTGATTGGGATGATGATCACGAGGGCGGAGCAGGTGGACGTCGTGCTGTGTGGAGGTGACACTCTGAAGACTGCAGTGCTTAAGGCAGAAGAAGGCATCCTGAAGACTGCCATCAAGCTCCAGGCTCAAGTCCAG GAGTTTGATGAAAATGATGGATGGTCCCTGAATACTTTTGGGAAATACCTGCTGTCTCTGGCTGGCCAAAGGGTTCCT GTGGACAGGGTCATCCTCCTTGGCCAAAGCATGGATGATGGAATGATAAATGTGGCCAAACAGCTTTACTGGCAGCGTGTGAATTCCAAGTGCCTCTTTGTTGGTATCCTCCTAAGAAGGGTACAATACCT GTCAACAGATTTGAATCCCAATGATGTGACACTCTCAGGCTGTACTGATGCGATACTGAA GTTCATTGCAGAGCATGGGGCCTCCCATCTTCTGGAACATGTGGGCCAAATGGACAAAATATTCAAGATTCCACCACCCCCAGGAAAGACAGGGGTCCAGTCTCTCCGGCCACTGGAAGAGGACACTCCAAGCCCCTTGGCTCCTGTTTCCCAGCAAGG ATGGCGCAGCATCCGGCTTTTCATTTCATCCACTTTCCGAGACATGCATGGGGAGCGGGACCTGCTGCTGAGGTCTGTGCTGCCAGCACTGCAGGCCCGAGCGGCCCCTCACCGTATCAGCCTTCACGGAATCGACCTCCGCTGGGGCGTCACTGAGGAGGAGACCCGTAGGAACAG ACAACTGGAAGTGTGCCTTGGGGAGGTGGAGAACGCACAGCTGTTTGTGGGGATTCTGGGCTCCCGTTATGGATACATTCCCCCCAGCTACAACCTTCCTGACCATCCACACTTCCACTGG GCCCAGCAGTACCCTTCAGGGCGCTCTGTGACAGAGATGGAGGTGATGCAGTTCCTGAACCGGAACCAACGTCTGCAGCCCTCTGCCCAAGCTCTCATCTACTTCCGGGATTCCAGCTTCCTCAG CTCTGTGCCAGATGCCTGGAAATCTGACTTTGTTTCTGAGTCTGAAGAGGCCGCACGTCGGATCTCAGAACTGAAGAGCTACCTAAGCAGACAGAAAGGGATCACCTGCCGCAG ATACCCCTGTGAGTGGGGGGGTGTGGCAGCTGGCCGGCCCTATGTTGGCGGGCTGGAGGAGTTTGGGCAGTTGGTTCTGCAGGATGTATGGAATATGATCCAGAAGCTCTACCTGCAG CCTGGGGCCCTGCTGGAGCAGCCAGTGTCCATCCCAGACGATGACTTGGTCCAGGCCACCTTCCAGCAGCTGCAGAAGCCACCGAGTCCTGCCCGGCCACGCCTTCTTCAGGACACAGTGCAACGGCTGATGCTGCCCCACGGAAGGCTGAGCCTGGTGACGGGGCAGTCAGGACAGGGCAAGACAGCCTTCCTG GCATCTCTTGTGTCAGCCCTGCAGGCTCCTGATGGGGCCAAGGTGGCATCATTAGTCTTCTTCCACTTTTCTGGGGCTCGTCCTGACCAGGGTCTTGCCCTCACTCTGCTCAGACGCCTCTGTACCTATCTGCGTGGCCAACTAAAAGAGCCAGGTGCCCTCCCCAGCACCTACCG AAGCCTGGTGTGGGAGCTGCAGCAGAGGCTGCTGCCCAAGTCTGCTGAGTCCCTGCATCCTGGCCAGACCCAGGTCCTGATCATCGATGGGGCTGATAGGTTAGTGGACCAGAATGGGCAGCTGATTTCAGACTGGATCCCAAAGAAGCTTCCCCGG tgtgtacacCTGGTGCTGAGTGTGTCTAGTGATGCAGGCCTAGGGGAGACCCTTGAGCAGAGCCAGGGTGCCCACGTGCTGGCCTTGGGGCCTCTGGAGGCCTCTGCTCGGGCCCGGCTGGTGAGAGAGGAGCTGGCCCTGTACGGGAAGCGGCTGGAGGAGTCACCATTTAACAACCAG ATGCGACTGCTGCTGGTGAAGCGGGAATCAGGCCGGCCGCTCTACCTGCGCTTGGTCACCGATCACCTGAGGCTCTTCACGCTGTATGAGCAG GTGTCTGAGAGACTCCGGACCCTGCCTGCCACTGTCCCCCTGCTGCTGCAGCACATCCTGAGCACACTGGAGAAGGAGCACGGGCCTGATGTCCTTCCCCAGGCCTTGACTGCCCTAGAAGTCACACGGAGTG GTTTGACTGTGGACCAGCTGCACGGAGTGCTGAGTGTGTGGCGGACACTACCGAAGGGGACTAAGAGCTGGGAAGAAGCAGTGGCTGCTGGTAACAGTGGAGACCCCTACCCCATGGGCCCGTTTGCCTGCCTCGTCCAGAGTCTGCGCAG TTTGCTAGGGGAGGGCCCTCTGGAGCGCCCTGGTGCCCGGCTGTGCCTCCCTGATGGGCCCCTGAGAACAGCAGCTAAACGTTGCTATGGGAAGAGGCCAGGGCTAGAGGACACGGCACACATCCTCATTGCAG CTCAGCTCTGGAAGACATGTGACGCTGATGCCTCAGGCACCTTCCGAAGTTGCCCTCCTGAGGCTCTGGGAGACCTGCCTTACCACCTG CTCCAGAGCGGGAACCGTGGACTTCTTTCGAAGTTCCTTACCAACCTCCATGTGGTGGCTGCACACTTGGAATTGGGTCTGGTCTCTCGGCTCTTGGAGGCCCATGCCCTCTATG CTTCTTCAGTCCCCAAAGAGGAACAAAAGCTCCCCGAGGCTGACGTTGCAGTGTTTCGCACCTTCCTGAGGCAGCAGGCTTCAATCCTCAGCCAGTACCCCCGGCTCCTGCCCCAGCAGGCAGCCAACCAGCCCCTGGACTCACCTCTTTGCCACCAAGCCTCGCTGCTCTCCCGGAGATGGCACCTCCAACACACACTACGATGGCTTAATAAACCCCGGACCATGAAAAATCAGCAAAG CTCCAGCCTGTCTCTGGCAGTTTCCTCATCCCCTACTGCTGTGGCCTTCTCCACCAATGGGCAAAGAGCAGCTGTGGGCACTGCCAATGGGACAGTTTACCTGTTGGACCTGAGAACTTGGCAG GAGGAGAAGTCTGTGGTGAGTGGCTGTGATGGAATCTCTGCTTGTTTGTTCCTCTCCGATGATACACTCTTTCTTACTGCCTTCGACGGGCTCCTGGAGCTCTGGGACCTGCAGCATGGTTGTCG GGTGCTGCAGACTAAGGCTCACCAGTACCAAATCACTGGCTGCTGCCTGAGCCCAGACTGCCGGCTGCTAGCCACCGTGTGCTTGGGAGGATGCCTAAAG ctGTGGGACACAGTCCGTGGGCAGCTGGCCTTCCAGCACACCTACCCCAAGTCCCTGAACTGTGTTGCCTTCCACCCAGAGGGGCAGGTAATAGCCACAGGCAGCTGGGCTGGCAGCATCAGCTTCTTCCAGGTGGATGGGCTCAAAGTCACCAAG GACCTGGGGGCACCCGGAGCCTCTATCCGTACCTTGGCCTTCAATGTGCCTGGGGGGGTTGTGGCTGTGGGCCGGCTGGACAGTATGGTGGAGCTGTGGGCCTGGCGAGAAGGGGCACGGCTGGCTGCCTTCCCTGCCCACCATGGCTTTGTTGCTGCTGCGCTTTTCCTGCATGCGGGTTGCCAGTTACTGACGGCTGGAGAGGATGGCAAG GTTCAGGTGTGGTCAGGGTCTCTGGGTCGGCCCCGTGGGCACCTgggttccctttctctctctcctgccctctctgTGGCACTCAGCCCAGATGGTGATCGGGTGGCTGTTGGATATCGAGCGGATGGCATTAGGATCTACAAAATCTCTTCAG gTTCCCAGGGGGCTCAGGGTCAGGCACTGGATGTGGCAGTGTCCGCCCTGGCCTGGCTAAGCCCCAAGGTATTGGTGAGTGGTGCAGAAGATGGGTCCTTGCAGGGCTGGGCACTCAAGGAATGCTCCCTTCAGTCCCTCTGGCTCCTGTCCAGATTCCAGAAGCCTGTGCTAGGACTGGCCACTTCCCAGGAGCTCTTGGCTTCTGCCTCAG AGGATTTCACAGTGCAGCTGTGGCCAAGGCAGCTGCTGACGCGGCCACACAAGGCAGAAGACTTTCCCTGTGGCACTGAGCTGCGGGGACATGAGGGCCCTGTGAGCTGCTGTAGTTTCAGCACTGATGGAGGCAGCCTGGCCACCGGGGGCCGGGATCGG AGTCTCCTCTGCTGGGACGTGAGGACACCCAAAACCCCTGTTTTGATCCACTCCTTCCCTGCCTGTCACCGTGACTGGGTCACTGGCTGTGCCTGGACCAAAGATAACCTACTG ATATCCTGCTCCAGTGATGGCTCTGTGGGGCTCTGGGACCCAGAGTCAGGACAGCGGCTTGGTCAGTTCCTGGGTCATCAGAGTGCTGTGAGCGCTGTGGCAGCTGTG GAGGAGCACGTGGTGTCTGTGAGCCGGGATGGGACCTTGAAAGTGTGGGACCATCAAGGCGTGGAGCTGACCAGCATCCCTGCTCACTCAGGACCCATTAGCCACTGTGCAGCTGCCATGGAGCCCCGTGCAG CTGGACAGCCTGGGTCAGAGCTTCTGGTGGTAACCGTCGGGCTAGATGGGGCCACACGGTTATGGCATCCACTCTTG GTGTGCCAAACCCACACCCTCCTGGGACACAGCGGCCCAGTCCGTGCTGCTGCTGTTTCAGAAACCTCAGGCCTCATGCTGACCGCCTCTGAGGATGGTTCTGTACGGCTCTGGCAGGTTCCTAAGGAAGCAG ATGACACATGTATACCAAGGAGTTCTGCAGCCGTCACTGCTGTGGCTTGGGCACCAGATGGTTCCATGGCAGTATCTGGAAATCAAGCTGGGGAACTAATCTTGTGGCAGGAAGCTAAGGCTGTGGCCACAGCACAG GCTCCAGGCCACATTGGTGCTCTGATCTGGTCCTCGGCACACACCTTTTTTGTCCTCAGTGCTGATGAGAAAATCAGCGAGTGGCAAGTGAAACTGCGGAAGGGTTCGGCACCCGGAAATTTGAG TCTTCACCTGAACCGAATTCTACAGGAGGACTTAGGGGTGCTGACAAGTCTGGATTGGGCTCCTGATGGTCACTTTCTCATCTTGGCCAAAGCAGATTTGAAGTTACTTTGCATGAAGCCAGGGGATGCTCCATCTGAAATCTG GAGCAGCTATACAGAAAATCCTATGATATTGTCCACCCACAAGGAGTATGGCATATTTGTCCTGCAGCCCAAGGATCCTggagttctttctttcttg AGGCAAAAGGAATCAGGAGAGTTTGAAGAGAGGCTGAACTTTGATATAAACTTAGAGAATCCTAGTAGGACCCTAATATCGATAACTCAAGCCAAACCTGAATCTG AGTCCTCATTTTTGTGTGCCAGCTCTGATGGGATCCTATGGAACCTGGCCAAATGCAGCCCAGAAGGAGAATGGACCACAGGTAACATGTGGCAGAAAAAAGCAAACACTCCAGAAACCCAAACTCCAGGGACAGACCCATCTACCTGCAGGGAATCTGATGCCAGCATGGATAGTGATGCCAGCATGGATAGTGAGCCAACACCACATCTAAAGACACGGCAGCGTAGAAAG ATTCACTCGGGCTCTGTCACAGCCCTCCATGTGCTACCTGAGTTGCTGGTGACAGCTTCGAAGGACAGAGATGTTAAGCTATGGGAGAGACCCAGTATGCAGCtg CTGGGCCTGTTCCGATGCGAAGGGTCAGTGAGCTGCCTGGAACCTTGGCTGGGCGCTAACTCCACCCTGCAGCTTGCCGTGGGAGACGTGCAGGGCAATGTGTACTTTCTGAATTGGGAATGA